In one Staphylococcus lutrae genomic region, the following are encoded:
- a CDS encoding MDR family MFS transporter, whose product MRMPKEIRWLVIGMAINITGASFLWPLNTIYMNEVLGKSLSTAGLVLMVNSFGMIAGNLLGGSLFDKLGGYRTILLGTLISLCATVLLNILHGWPWYAIWLIVLGFGGGMIVPAIYAMAGAVWPQGGRQTFNAIYLAQNIGVAVGAALGGFVAELSFNYIFMANLAMYVVFFIIAIFHFNMDYHATVKQQEVLENVGRVQNKTHFNALLLLCVMFALCWVAYVQWQTTIASFTQSIGISMSQYSLLWTVNGVLILVGQPLISPIIQRFKGQLKLQLYFGLVVFILSFFVTSFATSFSIFVVGMVIMTFAEMFVWPAVPTIANLLAPKGREGVYQGIINSASTVGKAFGPLVGGILVDLYDMQVMFLSMIGLLVIAMLFLTIYDKKLDPKTLYH is encoded by the coding sequence ATGCGTATGCCGAAAGAAATACGGTGGCTAGTCATTGGAATGGCAATCAATATTACAGGTGCAAGCTTTTTATGGCCACTTAACACGATTTATATGAATGAAGTGTTGGGGAAATCATTGAGTACGGCGGGACTCGTTTTAATGGTCAATTCATTTGGTATGATTGCCGGGAATCTATTAGGCGGTTCATTATTCGATAAGCTTGGAGGGTATCGTACCATTCTGTTAGGCACGTTGATCAGCTTATGTGCAACAGTATTATTAAATATCCTCCACGGTTGGCCTTGGTATGCCATTTGGTTAATCGTGTTAGGATTTGGCGGGGGAATGATTGTCCCTGCTATTTATGCTATGGCAGGCGCAGTGTGGCCTCAAGGCGGTAGACAAACGTTCAATGCCATATATTTAGCCCAAAATATCGGAGTTGCAGTTGGAGCCGCTTTAGGTGGTTTTGTCGCAGAACTTAGTTTTAATTATATATTTATGGCTAATTTAGCAATGTATGTCGTTTTTTTCATTATTGCTATATTTCATTTTAACATGGATTATCATGCAACGGTTAAACAACAAGAAGTGCTTGAAAACGTAGGTCGTGTCCAAAACAAAACCCATTTTAATGCATTATTATTACTTTGTGTGATGTTCGCGTTATGTTGGGTTGCGTATGTTCAGTGGCAAACGACAATTGCTTCATTTACACAAAGCATTGGGATTTCGATGAGTCAATATAGTTTGCTTTGGACGGTGAATGGCGTGTTGATTTTAGTTGGACAACCTTTGATTTCTCCAATCATACAGCGCTTTAAAGGACAGCTAAAATTACAACTATATTTTGGACTTGTTGTTTTTATTTTGTCGTTTTTTGTAACGAGTTTTGCAACGTCGTTTTCAATTTTTGTTGTAGGAATGGTCATCATGACATTTGCAGAAATGTTTGTGTGGCCAGCTGTACCTACAATCGCCAATTTGTTAGCGCCTAAAGGAAGAGAAGGTGTTTACCAGGGGATTATCAACTCCGCTTCAACTGTAGGAAAAGCATTTGGACCTTTAGTGGGCGGGATATTAGTAGATTTATATGACATGCAAGTGATGTTTTTATCGATGATAGGGTTGCTTGTTATTGCAATGCTGTTTTTAACAATATACGATAAAAAGCTCGATCCCAAAACCCTGTATCATTAA
- a CDS encoding TIGR01212 family radical SAM protein (This family includes YhcC from E. coli K-12, an uncharacterized radical SAM protein.) — protein MGCYFPYAFEEKRYHTLNYHLKNKFGRKIFKVALDGGFDCPNRDGTVAHGGCTFCSAAGSGDFAGNRADSIDVQFKEIKTKMHEKWQEGQYIAYFQAFTNTHAPVAVLREKFEAALKQPGVVGLSIGTRPDCLPDDVVEYLAELNQRTYLWVELGLQTIHQKTSDLINRAHDMTCYYEGVAKLRQHHINVCTHIINGLPGEDEQMMMETAQAVASMDVQGIKIHLLHLLKGTPMMKQYEKGQLEFMTRAQYVNLVCNQLEQLPPEMIVHRITGDGPIDLMVGPMWSVNKWEILNEIDAELTRRGTVQGQYFEAQVTR, from the coding sequence ATGGGGTGTTATTTTCCATACGCTTTTGAAGAAAAACGATATCACACGTTAAATTATCATCTGAAAAATAAATTTGGTCGTAAAATTTTCAAAGTAGCATTAGATGGCGGGTTTGATTGTCCAAATAGAGATGGTACTGTGGCTCATGGGGGATGTACGTTTTGTTCGGCAGCTGGGAGCGGCGATTTTGCTGGAAATCGTGCAGATTCTATCGATGTACAATTTAAAGAAATAAAAACAAAAATGCATGAAAAATGGCAAGAAGGTCAATACATTGCTTATTTTCAAGCATTTACGAATACACATGCGCCTGTCGCAGTCTTGCGCGAAAAATTTGAAGCGGCATTAAAACAGCCAGGTGTTGTAGGTCTCTCAATTGGAACACGTCCAGATTGCTTACCTGATGACGTTGTAGAGTATTTAGCAGAATTAAATCAACGCACTTATTTGTGGGTCGAATTAGGGTTGCAGACCATTCACCAAAAGACTTCAGATCTTATCAATCGTGCGCATGATATGACTTGTTATTATGAGGGAGTCGCTAAATTACGCCAACATCACATCAATGTTTGTACACATATTATCAATGGTCTCCCTGGTGAAGATGAGCAAATGATGATGGAAACAGCTCAAGCGGTTGCAAGTATGGATGTTCAAGGCATAAAAATTCATCTACTTCACCTATTAAAAGGGACACCAATGATGAAACAATATGAAAAAGGACAACTTGAATTTATGACACGCGCACAATATGTCAATCTCGTTTGCAATCAACTTGAGCAACTTCCACCAGAGATGATTGTCCACCGAATTACTGGTGATGGGCCGATAGACTTAATGGTGGGTCCGATGTGGAGTGTTAACAAATGGGAAATTTTAAATGAAATTGATGCTGAACTCACACGCCGCGGTACCGTCCAAGGGCAATATTTCGAAGCGCAGGTCACGCGATGA
- a CDS encoding tRNA (mnm(5)s(2)U34)-methyltransferase — protein MIVSRILPFAKSLIRSHVAADSVVIDATCGNGHDTLFLAKLVPHGHVYGCDIQADAISHTQEKVQSFDHVTLFQVGHEDIIAHIPESHRNQIHAAIFNLGYLPKGNKRIVTHASTTITAIERIFEVLQPEGIIVLVVYPGHEEGAIESRALIDYLSTFDQQLGHVIKYEFINQQNQPPYVVAIEKRA, from the coding sequence ATGATTGTTTCACGCATCTTACCCTTTGCCAAATCACTCATTCGTAGCCACGTCGCAGCTGATAGTGTAGTTATCGATGCAACATGCGGAAATGGACATGATACGCTTTTTTTAGCTAAACTTGTCCCACATGGTCATGTTTATGGGTGTGACATTCAAGCTGACGCCATTTCTCATACGCAAGAAAAAGTACAATCATTTGATCATGTAACACTCTTTCAAGTCGGTCATGAAGATATCATTGCTCATATCCCAGAAAGTCATCGCAATCAGATTCATGCTGCCATTTTTAATCTCGGCTACTTGCCTAAAGGAAATAAACGCATTGTGACACATGCGTCCACCACTATCACAGCCATTGAACGGATTTTTGAGGTCCTTCAACCCGAAGGCATCATTGTACTGGTGGTTTACCCTGGACATGAAGAAGGTGCAATAGAAAGTCGCGCACTGATCGACTATTTGTCCACTTTTGATCAACAGCTTGGACATGTGATTAAATATGAATTTATCAATCAGCAAAACCAACCCCCTTATGTTGTTGCTATCGAAAAACGTGCATAA
- a CDS encoding transcriptional regulator, SarA/Rot family, translating into MAENKNYNVSDIILLDQLQKEVEAIFNAIEDQFQLGKEEFLILLTLWDKGSMTLKEMDDYVKVKTYKRTRTYNNLVEKKWIIKERPSDDERTVIIHFNENKVSDKQQLINFTCIEIESREAHLQALLNSIIHGCDL; encoded by the coding sequence ATGGCTGAAAATAAAAATTATAATGTGAGTGATATCATATTACTCGATCAATTACAAAAAGAAGTAGAGGCAATTTTTAATGCAATAGAGGACCAATTTCAATTAGGAAAAGAAGAATTTTTAATTTTACTAACGCTTTGGGATAAAGGATCAATGACGCTCAAAGAAATGGATGATTATGTAAAAGTTAAAACGTATAAGCGGACGAGAACATACAATAATTTAGTAGAAAAGAAATGGATTATCAAAGAAAGACCGTCCGATGATGAGCGAACAGTGATTATTCATTTTAACGAGAACAAAGTCAGTGATAAGCAACAGTTAATTAACTTTACATGTATAGAGATTGAGAGCCGAGAAGCACATCTACAAGCGTTATTGAATTCCATTATTCATGGTTGTGACTTGTAG
- a CDS encoding L-lactate dehydrogenase encodes MKNKGNKVVLVGNGAVGASYAFTMVSQGVADELVIIDINKDKVLGDVLDLNHGAPYAESPVRVSAGEYSDCKDADLVVICAGAPQKVGETRLDLVEKNAKIYREIISSIMASGFDGIFLVAANPVDILTYVTLKYSGLPKHKVIGSGTILDTARFRHLLGEAFDVAPSSVHANIIGEHGDSEVPVWSSASIAGVSIYDQLKNDPEREHLIEEIYVKTRDAAYDIIKAKGATYYGIAMGLMHISKAILKNQNVVLTVSSYLEGEYGHEGVYTGVPTLINAEGATRIIETPLNEDETEKFNKSVHILKEMQDSISHLL; translated from the coding sequence ATGAAGAATAAAGGCAATAAAGTAGTATTAGTCGGTAATGGCGCAGTTGGAGCAAGCTATGCTTTTACAATGGTTAGCCAAGGTGTAGCGGATGAACTCGTGATTATTGATATCAATAAAGACAAAGTGTTGGGTGATGTTTTAGATTTAAACCACGGCGCACCATACGCAGAATCGCCGGTAAGAGTTTCAGCAGGAGAATACTCAGATTGTAAAGATGCTGATTTAGTTGTGATTTGTGCGGGTGCCCCTCAAAAAGTTGGAGAAACGCGTCTAGATTTAGTAGAAAAGAATGCGAAGATATATCGAGAAATTATCTCATCCATTATGGCGAGCGGCTTTGATGGTATCTTTTTAGTGGCAGCAAATCCTGTAGATATTTTAACGTACGTGACTTTAAAATACTCTGGCTTACCGAAACATAAAGTTATTGGTTCAGGCACAATATTAGATACAGCACGATTTAGACATCTGCTCGGTGAGGCATTTGATGTTGCGCCAAGTAGTGTACATGCGAATATTATCGGAGAACATGGTGATTCTGAAGTTCCGGTTTGGTCGAGCGCGTCAATTGCAGGTGTATCGATTTACGATCAATTGAAAAATGATCCAGAACGTGAGCACCTCATCGAAGAAATTTATGTAAAAACACGTGATGCAGCATATGACATTATTAAAGCTAAAGGTGCAACATATTATGGTATTGCAATGGGGCTTATGCATATATCAAAAGCGATTTTAAAAAATCAAAATGTCGTATTGACTGTTTCGAGTTATTTAGAAGGTGAATACGGACACGAAGGGGTGTATACAGGCGTGCCGACTTTAATCAATGCTGAAGGTGCAACACGTATTATTGAAACGCCTCTAAATGAAGATGAAACAGAAAAATTTAATAAATCAGTGCATATTTTAAAAGAGATGCAAGATTCAATCTCACACTTACTGTAA
- a CDS encoding alpha/beta fold hydrolase, giving the protein MWKWETEGEAKGVVVIVHNMLEHTGRYAFVITHLKRNGYHVIMGDLPGQGQTSRMHKGQIEHFELYQERVLEWMEIAEAYHLPTFIIGVGLGGLICVNLLEKVNLDVEGVVLISPLLAFQKNYKTRKHFLTSNVGDISKGAKFDLGIEPAHLTRHPEVLEEMENDPMMLKKVSYHWYKEIIRTMKETADHLDRLTPKPMCIMYGTEDKITDTTVTRELLQKLRFEEVYFKAWQDLEHEIHNEPEREAVMRYVLSFLNNNVFAAGYVIDDANSLR; this is encoded by the coding sequence ATGTGGAAATGGGAAACTGAGGGTGAAGCGAAAGGTGTTGTCGTCATTGTACACAACATGTTGGAACATACAGGGCGATATGCCTTTGTCATTACACATTTAAAACGTAATGGCTACCACGTTATAATGGGAGACTTGCCAGGTCAAGGTCAGACTTCACGTATGCATAAAGGACAAATTGAGCACTTTGAACTATATCAGGAACGTGTATTGGAGTGGATGGAAATTGCCGAAGCGTACCATTTGCCTACTTTTATCATTGGTGTGGGCTTGGGCGGATTAATCTGTGTTAATTTGTTGGAGAAAGTCAACCTAGACGTTGAAGGGGTCGTCCTTATCTCGCCTCTATTAGCGTTCCAAAAAAATTACAAAACACGCAAACACTTTTTAACTTCAAATGTTGGTGATATTTCAAAAGGCGCGAAATTTGATTTAGGAATTGAACCCGCACATCTGACACGTCATCCTGAAGTGCTTGAAGAAATGGAAAATGATCCAATGATGTTGAAAAAAGTAAGTTATCATTGGTACAAAGAAATCATTCGAACGATGAAAGAAACGGCCGATCACCTTGACCGGTTAACGCCTAAACCGATGTGCATTATGTATGGCACGGAGGATAAGATCACTGATACAACCGTAACACGTGAACTACTTCAAAAATTGCGATTTGAAGAGGTATACTTTAAGGCGTGGCAAGATCTTGAACATGAAATTCATAATGAACCTGAACGTGAAGCGGTAATGCGCTATGTTTTGAGCTTTTTAAATAATAATGTCTTTGCAGCGGGATATGTCATTGATGATGCAAATAGCTTGAGATAG